The Acidicapsa ligni genome has a window encoding:
- the pqqB gene encoding pyrroloquinoline quinone biosynthesis protein PqqB, with the protein MNFKLLGTAAGGGFPQWNCACNLCDLCRKSPEIVRPRLQLQAAFSSDGEKWFLINASPDLRFQIETHPELQPSALHGKRNTPIQGIILTSADLDQVLGLLLLREFQPLTVYATRLIRRTLEANSFFRMLERVPNQLTWVEIHPGKAFTLDGKVICTPIPIPGSLPFYARKSGIHESGIEDLAAKEPGQAALGLLLEADGRRLAYTPSVPEVTDTLRSMYNSCDAILVDGTFWSDAELNRTHSGTPMARSIGHVPMSGEDGTIALLAEITSPRKTFVHINNTNPVLDTRSAEYKTVIDAGWQIGQDGWQLN; encoded by the coding sequence ATGAACTTCAAACTACTGGGGACCGCCGCAGGCGGCGGTTTCCCCCAGTGGAATTGCGCCTGCAATTTATGTGATCTTTGCCGAAAGTCCCCGGAGATCGTGCGACCTCGTTTGCAACTCCAGGCAGCATTCTCTTCCGATGGCGAGAAGTGGTTTCTGATCAATGCTTCGCCGGATCTGAGATTTCAGATTGAGACGCACCCGGAACTGCAGCCCTCCGCCCTGCACGGCAAGCGCAATACTCCAATTCAAGGCATCATCCTGACCAGCGCAGATCTGGATCAGGTGCTCGGGCTGCTTCTGCTGCGGGAGTTCCAGCCGCTTACCGTTTACGCGACCAGGTTGATACGTCGCACGCTCGAAGCGAACAGTTTTTTTCGCATGCTGGAGCGAGTCCCGAACCAGCTGACCTGGGTAGAAATACATCCAGGAAAAGCATTTACTTTGGACGGCAAAGTGATCTGCACTCCGATACCGATTCCCGGTTCTCTTCCGTTCTATGCACGCAAGTCCGGTATCCATGAGTCCGGTATTGAGGATCTGGCCGCAAAGGAGCCTGGTCAGGCAGCTCTCGGTCTTCTGCTGGAAGCAGATGGCCGCCGCCTCGCCTACACGCCTTCGGTCCCCGAGGTCACAGATACCCTGCGAAGTATGTATAACTCCTGCGATGCGATCCTGGTAGACGGCACTTTCTGGAGCGATGCCGAACTCAACCGTACCCATTCTGGAACGCCGATGGCACGATCTATCGGCCATGTCCCCATGAGTGGAGAGGATGGGACCATCGCCCTGTTGGCCGAGATAACATCGCCGCGAAAAACCTTCGTCCATATCAATAACACAAACCCGGTGCTTGATACCCGCAGCGCCGAGTACAAAACCGTAATCGATGCCGGTTGGCAAATAGGACAAGACGGATGGCAACTCAACTAG
- the pqqC gene encoding pyrroloquinoline-quinone synthase PqqC — MATQLVGTPATIEDSNLLSKEELHRRLQAVGESRYHHLHPFHLRMHAGELTRGQLQAWALNRYYYQSRIPIKDSLLLAKSDDPAFRRAWRKRILDHDGDQSGYGGIEKWIQLAEATGLSRDQVIPCTGALPGVIYAVDAYLALVRDSPLLIAVASSLTELFSRKLISLRMDQLRLHYPYLAHGLSYFEGRLTQAPEDAAFALDYVSTHAVTRAEQEKVIQALERKCAILWAQLDAIDYAYVVPGNIPPGCFVPLVERG, encoded by the coding sequence ATGGCAACTCAACTAGTGGGAACTCCTGCGACTATCGAAGACAGCAATCTTCTTTCAAAGGAGGAATTGCACCGTCGCCTCCAGGCTGTAGGAGAAAGTCGCTACCATCATCTCCATCCCTTTCATCTGCGTATGCATGCAGGCGAGCTTACCCGCGGCCAGTTACAGGCATGGGCGCTCAATCGCTACTACTACCAGAGCCGCATTCCCATCAAGGATTCGCTCCTGCTCGCCAAGAGCGATGATCCGGCGTTCCGGCGCGCATGGAGAAAACGAATCCTCGATCACGATGGAGACCAGAGCGGTTATGGTGGCATTGAAAAATGGATACAGCTCGCGGAAGCCACCGGCCTCTCGCGCGATCAGGTAATTCCCTGCACCGGCGCGTTGCCGGGCGTGATCTATGCCGTGGATGCCTATCTTGCGTTGGTTCGAGACAGTCCCCTGCTGATTGCCGTCGCCTCTTCCCTGACGGAACTCTTCTCGCGCAAACTCATCTCTCTTCGCATGGACCAGCTTCGCCTGCATTATCCCTATCTCGCTCACGGCTTGAGTTATTTTGAGGGACGGCTCACCCAGGCGCCTGAAGACGCCGCTTTTGCTCTGGATTATGTTTCCACCCATGCCGTCACACGCGCCGAGCAGGAAAAAGTGATCCAGGCTCTTGAGCGTAAATGCGCGATATTGTGGGCCCAGCTCGACGCAATCGACTACGCATACGTCGTACCCGGAAACATACCACCCGGATGCTTCGTCCCATTGGTGGAAAGAGGCTGA
- a CDS encoding dipeptidase, whose amino-acid sequence MIEIFDGHNDSVQRFKEYSHDGVDFLERSATGHLDLQRAQEGGMFGGLFAMFVRAEQPPKNNGTVTGTSNEVRLPEAINPVHAKREIAKQLAAFKALEARACGKIRIATSVDEIEKARLDHAFAIVIHMEGAESIGPDLHELEELYDAGLRSLGIVWSRPNIFGHGVTFAWPRSPDTGPGLTSLGKDLVRECNRRGIMIDLSHLNEQGFWDVEKLTTAPLVATHSCVHTICPSTRNLTDMQLDAIRESDGIVGVNFCVNDVRPDGLREADTPLDMLAKHFVYLANRIGIERVAIGSDFDGTRIPAAIADASGLPKLIAALRGYGFDDSSLRKIGYENWMRVLRLSLR is encoded by the coding sequence TTGATAGAAATTTTTGACGGACATAACGATTCTGTACAGCGTTTCAAGGAATACTCCCACGATGGGGTTGATTTTCTTGAGCGCTCGGCAACCGGGCACCTCGATCTGCAACGTGCCCAGGAAGGCGGAATGTTTGGTGGACTATTCGCCATGTTTGTTCGTGCCGAGCAACCGCCTAAGAACAACGGTACCGTTACCGGGACAAGCAACGAGGTCCGATTACCGGAAGCAATCAATCCTGTCCATGCTAAGCGCGAGATTGCCAAACAGCTCGCTGCATTCAAAGCTCTGGAAGCACGAGCGTGCGGGAAGATTCGCATTGCTACCAGCGTCGATGAGATTGAGAAAGCCCGGCTGGATCATGCTTTCGCAATCGTGATTCACATGGAAGGCGCCGAATCTATTGGTCCAGACTTACATGAACTTGAGGAGTTATATGATGCGGGCCTGCGCAGCCTGGGCATCGTATGGAGTCGGCCGAACATCTTCGGACATGGCGTGACATTCGCGTGGCCGCGCTCGCCAGACACAGGCCCCGGACTAACATCGCTTGGCAAGGACCTGGTAAGAGAATGTAATCGGCGCGGTATTATGATTGATCTATCCCACCTCAACGAACAAGGCTTTTGGGACGTAGAGAAGCTAACTACAGCGCCTCTCGTAGCAACGCACTCATGCGTCCATACAATTTGCCCATCGACCCGAAATCTCACAGATATGCAGCTCGATGCAATTCGAGAGTCGGACGGAATCGTCGGTGTCAATTTCTGTGTCAATGACGTACGGCCCGATGGCCTCCGCGAAGCAGATACTCCACTCGACATGCTTGCAAAGCACTTCGTTTACCTGGCCAATCGCATCGGTATAGAGCGTGTCGCAATCGGCTCCGACTTTGACGGTACAAGGATTCCGGCGGCCATCGCCGACGCAAGCGGCCTTCCAAAACTCATCGCTGCCCTTCGGGGATACGGTTTTGATGACTCCTCTTTGAGAAAGATTGGCTACGAAAACTGGATGCGAGTGCTTCGTCTTTCCTTGCGTTAA
- the pqqE gene encoding pyrroloquinoline quinone biosynthesis protein PqqE, with product MSANSQSPLHPRPFSLIAEVTHRCPLHCLYCSNPLEMQRAEDELSTDDWKRVFQQAAQLGILHLHLTGGEPLARKDLPELIRTARDAGLYVNMITSGVGLTEDRLAELVDSGLEHLQLSFQDLDEAAANHIAGARAHALKLALVPTIKKFSLAFTVNLVVHRMNLDRLEEFIALAEDLAPDRLEIAHVQYYGWALKNRSLLMPTQEQVDRSLPVIEAARQRLKGRIHLEAVFPDYFGSYPKACVGGWGRQMMLIDPVGQALPCHSAAIIPGLHFDNVRQHDLSWIWEHSPAFERFRGDAWMSETCLACPRKEQDFGGCRCQAFLLTGDAEAIDPVCRYSPDHALLQTLRIPAENPLPIWRG from the coding sequence ATGTCAGCTAACAGCCAATCACCCTTACATCCCAGGCCATTCTCCCTCATAGCCGAGGTCACACACCGCTGCCCTTTGCATTGCCTCTACTGCTCCAATCCACTGGAGATGCAACGAGCGGAAGATGAGCTTTCCACGGATGACTGGAAGCGAGTTTTTCAGCAGGCGGCTCAACTCGGCATTTTGCATTTGCATCTCACCGGTGGCGAACCACTGGCCCGCAAAGACCTGCCTGAACTGATCCGTACCGCACGCGACGCAGGGCTTTACGTGAACATGATCACCTCGGGCGTCGGCCTCACCGAAGACCGTCTCGCCGAGTTGGTTGATTCCGGCCTGGAGCACCTGCAACTCAGCTTTCAGGATCTGGATGAGGCTGCGGCCAATCACATCGCCGGAGCGCGCGCTCACGCACTTAAGTTGGCCCTGGTTCCCACGATCAAGAAATTTTCACTCGCATTTACGGTGAATCTGGTAGTCCACCGCATGAATCTGGATCGGCTTGAGGAGTTCATCGCGCTGGCCGAAGATCTTGCTCCTGACCGGCTGGAAATTGCTCACGTTCAGTACTACGGCTGGGCGTTGAAAAATCGCTCTCTGTTGATGCCCACCCAGGAACAGGTCGATCGATCTCTACCTGTCATCGAGGCGGCCAGACAGCGGTTGAAAGGCCGCATCCATCTCGAAGCCGTCTTCCCGGATTACTTCGGCAGTTATCCAAAAGCATGCGTTGGCGGCTGGGGACGGCAAATGATGCTTATCGACCCCGTGGGCCAAGCACTGCCCTGTCACTCCGCCGCTATCATTCCGGGCCTGCACTTCGATAACGTGCGCCAACACGATCTTTCGTGGATATGGGAACACTCCCCTGCGTTTGAGCGCTTTCGAGGCGATGCCTGGATGTCGGAAACCTGCCTCGCCTGCCCCCGCAAGGAACAGGACTTCGGCGGCTGTCGCTGTCAGGCATTCCTGCTCACCGGCGATGCTGAAGCCATCGACCCTGTCTGCCGCTACAGCCCCGACCACGCACTATTGCAGACCCTCCGAATACCTGCCGAAAATCCTCTTCCCATTTGGAGGGGATAA
- the pqqD gene encoding pyrroloquinoline quinone biosynthesis peptide chaperone PqqD, producing MDLNSTPRLAPGCRLHPTEAVLLIPEGALNLEGPAHDILFHLDGKRSVAAIVDELLKQYSDVDSDDMRQDVLGLLQRMEQRGVVRCGSGRV from the coding sequence ATGGACCTGAACTCCACTCCACGACTCGCACCTGGCTGCCGTCTGCACCCTACTGAAGCTGTACTGCTTATCCCTGAGGGTGCGTTGAATCTGGAAGGCCCTGCGCACGACATCCTGTTCCATCTGGACGGGAAGCGCAGTGTAGCGGCTATCGTGGATGAACTGCTCAAACAATACTCCGACGTGGATAGCGACGACATGCGGCAGGATGTCCTCGGCCTGCTTCAGCGTATGGAGCAGCGTGGTGTGGTGCGGTGCGGGTCTGGGCGGGTTTGA